A window of Kineococcus rhizosphaerae genomic DNA:
CGACGTTCGACCTCGACGAGTACGTGTTCCAGGCCCTGCAGGCCGGGGCGACGGGGTTCCTGCTGAAGGACACCCCGCCGCGCGAACTCGTCTCGGCCGTGCGGATCGTCGCGGCGGGTGAGGCGATGCTGTCCCCGACCGTCACGCGCCGCCTCGTCGGGCACTACGCCGCCGACGCCGTGAACCCGCGGCGCCGGGAGGCCGCCGAGCGCCTGCAGACCCTGACCGACCGCGAGCGCGAGGTCCTCGGGGCCGTGGGCCGCGGGTTGTCGAACGCCGAGGTCGGCAAGGAGCTGTTCATGAGCGAGGCGACCGTCAAGACGCACGTGTCGCGCCTGCTCACCAAGCTCGGCGCCCACAACCGCGTGCAGGTCGCGATCGTCGCGCACGACGCGGGGCTGCTGGACGCCTGAGGCGGCCGGCCGGCGTGTCCAGGGAGTTCACCCTCACGCAGCTGCGCTACTTCGCGGCCGTGGCGCAGGAGCAGAGCGTGACGGTGGCGGCGGCCCGGCTGCGGATCTCGCAGTCGGCGCTGTCGTCGGCGGTCGCCCAGCTGGAGGCGGCGATGGGCACCGCCCTGTTCCGGCGCGTGCCGCGCCGCGGAGTGGAGCTCACCGAGAGCGGCCTGCGACTGCTGCACGAGAGCCTGCCCCTGCTGGAGGCGGCCGAGGAGCTGCCGGCGCGGGTGCGCCAGGACCACCAGGCCCCGGCGGGCCGGCTGGTCGTGGGCGTGTACGAGCCGATCGCCTCGCTGCGCCTGCCCGAGATCGTCGCGGCCTTCGGCCGCCGGCACCCGGCGGTCGAGGTCTCGATCGTGGAGGGCGACCAGGAGTTCGTGCGCCAGTCGGTGCTGTCGGGCGGGTGCGAGATCGCGCTGCTCTACAGCATGGGCCTGGGGGCGGGGTTGCGCACCGAGGTGCTGGAGGAGCTGCCGCCGCACGTCATCGTGGGGGAACGGCACGCGCTGGCCACCCGGACGCGGCCGGTGAGCCTGCGGGAACTGGCCGACGAGCCGCTCGTGCTGCTGGACCTGCCGCACACGCGCGAGTACCTGCTGGGCCTGTTCGACGTCGTCGGGGTGGTCCCTCGGGTGCGGCACCGGCTGACGGGGTACGAGACGGTGCGCTCGTTCGTGGCCCACGACGGGTACGCGGTGCTGAACCGGCGGCTGCCGCACGGGACCACCCACACGCGGGGGCGGGTCGTGGCGCTGGACCTGGCCGAGCGCCTGCCCCCGGTGCAGGTCGTGCTGGCGCAGGCGCCGGACGCGCGCCCCACCCGGCGGGCGGCGGCCTTCGCCGACGTGTGCCGGCAGGTCGTGCGCGTGTAACGCAGACGTTTCGTCGATGTTTCCTGAATTTGACATCGACTGAATCGATGCTTTCGTGAAAAGTCCTGTTGGACACCGGGTTTCACGCTCAACACACTGAGGTCACCTCCTGCTCCACCCGTCGGCGCCGCGGCGCCCAGCGGAAGGACCTCAGCCCCGTGAGCGCACCCGAGTCCGCCCCACCCACCCCCGCCGTCCGTCCCGCGCACTACAGCCCCCGGCTGTACAACGCCGACCTCGCCCCCCGGGGCAGCTCGGCCCCGTGGCGCACCTGGGACCTGTTCTGCTGGTGGATGTCCGCCTGGCACAGCCTGGGCAGCTACACCTTCGCCATCGGCCTGCTCGTGCTGGGCCTCACGGGCTGGCAGGTCGTGGCGGCCGTGTTCGGCGGCCTGCTCGTCCTGCTCGTCGGCTGCAACCTCATGGGGGTCGCCGGGCAGCGCGCCGGCGTCCCGTTCCCCGTCTTCGCCCGGCTCAGCTTCGGCGTCCACGGCGCCAACGTGCCGGCCCTGCTGCGCGCCGTCGTGGCCGTCGCCTGGTACGGCATCCAGACCTACCTCGCCAGCCTGGCCGTGGTGACGCTGGCCCTGAAGCTGTTCCCCGGCGCCGCCGGCCTGGCCGAGGCGCAGTTCCTCGGCATGTCGGGCCTGGGCTGGATCTGCTTCGGCGTCCTGTGGGTCGTCCAGCTCGCCGTCCTGAACCGCGGCATGGAGGCCGTCCGGAAGCTGTCCGACGTCGCCGGCCCGGTGCTGTGGATCGCGATCGCCGCCCTCGCCCTGTGGGTGCTCGGGCGCGCCGGGTGGAGCATCGACTGGAACTACCGCCAGGGCCCGGCCCTGGACGGCCCGCACACCGTCGGCGCGATCGTGTCCGGGGCGTTCCTGACGGTGGCGTTCCTGTCCGGCCCGATGCTGAACTTCGCCGACTTCTCGCGCAACTCCCCCGACGCCCGGTCCATCCGCCGGGGGAACAGCCTGGGCCTGCTCGTCAACGGCACCGCGTTCGCCCTCGTCTCGGTGGTCATCGCGCTGGCCTCGGCGAAGCTGCACGGCGTCGCCGTCACCGACCCCGTGGAACTCGTCAAGGACATCGACAGCGTCACCCTGCTGCTCGTCGCCACGGTCGCCATCGCCGGGTCGGCGGTCGGGATCAACATCATCCTCAACTTCGTCTCCCCCGCCTACGACTTCGCCAACACCGCCCCGTCGCGCATCAGCTTCCGCACCGGGGGGACCATCACCGCGGTCGTCTCCCTGCTCGTCATGCCCTGGAAGCTGTACTCCAGCCCCGTCGCGGTGAACTACTTCATCGGCGGCGTCGGCGCCCTCATCGGGCCGCTGTTCGGCATCATGGTCGTGGACTACTACCTGGTGCGCCGCGGCCACGTCGACGTCGACGCGCTGTACTCCGCCGACCCCGCCGGCCGCTACCACTACCGCCGCGGGGTCAACCCGAACGCCGTGGGCGCGCTCGTCGCCGCGGGCGCCCTGACCCTGCTCGTCGCGTTCTGGCCGGCCCTGTCCGGCCTGGCCGCCTACTCCTGGCTCGTCGGCTGCATCGCCGGCGGCGCCCTGTACCTGCTGATCGAGAAGGTCCACCCCCAGAACCGCGAGGAGACCCCGTGACCGTCGTCCGCACCGCCCTGACCCAGGTCAGCTGGCCGGGCTCGAAGGCCGAGATGCTCGACAAGCACGAGGTGCTGGCCCGCAAGGCCGTCGCCGACGGCGCCCAGGTCCTGTGCTTCCAGGAACTGTTCTACGGCCCCTACTTCGGCATCACCCAGGACCCGAAGTACTACCGGTACGCCGAACCCGCCGACGGCCCCGTCGTGCAGCGTTTCGCCGCGCTGGCCAAGGAGCTCGGCGTCGTCAGCGTGCTGCCGATCTACGAGGAGCAGCAGCCCGGTGTGTACTACAACACCGCCGTGGTCGTCGACGCCGACGGGACCGTCCTCGGCTCCTACCGCAAGAACCACATCCCGCACGTCGACCGCTTCTGGGAGAAGTTCTACTTCCGTCCCGGCAACCTCGGCTGGCCGGTGTTCGAGACCGCCGTCGGCCGCGTCGGCGTCACCATCTGCTACGACCGGCACTTCCCCGAGGGCTGGCGGGCGCTCGGCCTGAACGGCGCCGAGATCGTCTTCAACCCCAACGCCTCCAAACCCGGCCTGTCGAACCGGTTGTGGGAGCTGGAGCAGCCCACCGCCGCCGCGGCGAACGGCTACTTCGTCTGCGTCCCCAACCGGGTGGGCCGCGAGGACAACGAGTACGGCGACCAGGCGGTCGACTTCTACGGCACCAGCTACGTCGTCGACCCCCGCGGGAACTACGTCGGCGAGCGCGCCAGCTCCACCGACGAGGAACTGCTCGTCCGCGACCTGGACCTGTCCCTGGTCCGCGAGGCGCGCGACGAGTGGCAGTTCTACCGCGACCGCCGCCCCGACGCCTACGGCCCGCTGGTCGCGCCGTGAGCCGCGTCCTCGTCCACGGCGGGGAGGTCGTCTCCACCACGGGGACGACGCCCACCGACGTCCTCGTCGAGGACGAGCGGATCGTCGCCCTGCTCGCCCCGGGCACCGCGGACCTCTTCACCGTCGACGAACGCATCGACGCCGCCGGGTGCTACGTCCTGCCCGGCGGGGTCGACGTCCACACCCACATGGAGATGCCGTTCGGCGGGACGCAGGCCTCGGACACGTTCGAGACCGGCACCCGGGCCGCGGCCTTCGGCGGGACGACGACGATCGTGGACTTCGCCGTGCAGCGCACCGGGGAGGACGTCGAGGAGTCCCTCGCCGCCTGGCACGCCAAGGCCGAGGGGAACTGCGCCGTCGACTACGGGTTCCACGTGATCCTCGGCGGCGTGGACGAGGCGTCCCTCAAGGCCATGGACACCCTCGTCGCCCACGAGGGGATCAGCAGCTTCAAGCTGTTCATGGCCTACCCGGGCGTGTTCAAGTCCGACGACGGGCAGATCCTGCGGGCCATGCAGCGCGCCACGGACAACGGCGCGACGATCATGATGCACGCCGAGAACGGCACTGCCATCGACGTGCTCGTCCAGCAGGCCCTCGCGGCGGGGAACACCGACCCCGTCTGGCACGGGCTGACCCGGCCCGCCGCGCTGGAGGGGGAGGCCACGAACCGGGCCATCGCCCTGGCCGAGGTGGCCGGCGGCACTCCCCTCTACATCGTGCACGTCTCGGCCTCCCAGGCCCTCGAACGCATCGCCGCCGCCCGCGGCGAGGGCCGCAACGTGTTCGCCGAGACGTGCCCGCAGTACCTCTACCTGACGCTGGAGGACCACCTCGGGGCGCCGGGGTTCGAGGGGGCCAAGTACGCCTGCTCGACCCCGCTGCGCTCCAAGCACGAACCGCACGCGCGGGACCTGTGGCGGGGGCTGCGCACCGACGACCTCGCGGTCGTCTCCACCGACCACTGCCCGTTCTGCTTCAACGACCAGAAGACCCTGGGCCGCGGGGACTTCTCGAAGATCCCCAACGGGCTCGGCCTCGTCGAGCACCGCGTGGACCTCGTCCACCAGGGCGTCGTCGACGGGAACCTGTCCCTGCAGCGCTGGGTGGAGACGTGCGCCACCACCCCGGCGCGGATGTTCGGGATGTACCCGAAGAAGGGCGTCGTCGCCCCGGGCTCGGACGCCGACCTCGTGGTGTACGACCCGCGGGCCACGACGACCGTCAGCGCGACGACCCACCACATGAACCTCGACCACTCCGCGTTCGAGGGCGCGGTCCTGCAGGGGCAGGTCCGCACCGTCCTGTCGCGCGGCCGCACCGTCGTCGACCGCGGGCAGTACCTCGGCGCGAAGGGGCACGGCCGCTACGTGCGCCGCGGCCTGTCCCAGTACCTGCGCTGATCCGCGCACCCTGCACGAGAACACGAGAAGGAGAGCACCGTGGACCTCGGGGTCGTCCTGCAGAACACCGCACCCGCTGCGCGCGTCGTCGAACTCGCCCGGCAGGCCGAGACGCTCGGCTTCACGCACGCGTGGACGTTCGACTCGCACCTGCTGTGGGAGGAACCGTACGTCGTCTACTCCGCGATCCTGCAGGCGACGCGGAACATCGTCGTCGGCCCCATGGTCACCAACCCCCTCACCCGGGACTGGACGGTCACCGCCTCCAGCTACGCCACGCTCAACGAGATGTACGGGCCCCGCACGATCTGCGGCATCGGGCGCGGCGACTCCGCGGTCCGCACCCTCGCCGGCAAGCCCAGCACGCTGGCGACGCTGCGCGAGTCCGTCCACGTCATCCGGGAACTGGCCAACGGCCGCGCCGTCGAGCACAACGGGCAGACCATCCGGTTCCCGTGGGCCCGCGCGACGAACGAGGCGAACCGCACCCAGGTATGGGTCGCGGCGTACGGGCCGAAGGCGCTGCAGCTGACCGGGGAGGTCGCCGACGGGTTCATCCTGCAGCTGGCCGACCCCGACATCGCCGCCTGGACGATCAAGGCGGTCAAGGAGGCCGCCGAGCGCGCGGGCCGCGACCCCGACGCCGTGAAGATCTGCGTCGCGGCCCCGGCCTACGTCACCGACGGCGGCGACGCCGGGCTGGAGCACGCGCGCGCCCAGTGCCGGTGGTTCGGCGGGATGGTCG
This region includes:
- a CDS encoding response regulator, with the protein product MDERARPTRVLLVDDDALVRAGLRMILSSADDIEVVGEAENGAQAVEGVAAHRPDVVLMDVRMPVMDGLTAAKAITERPQAPSVVMLTTFDLDEYVFQALQAGATGFLLKDTPPRELVSAVRIVAAGEAMLSPTVTRRLVGHYAADAVNPRRREAAERLQTLTDREREVLGAVGRGLSNAEVGKELFMSEATVKTHVSRLLTKLGAHNRVQVAIVAHDAGLLDA
- a CDS encoding TIGR03842 family LLM class F420-dependent oxidoreductase — translated: MDLGVVLQNTAPAARVVELARQAETLGFTHAWTFDSHLLWEEPYVVYSAILQATRNIVVGPMVTNPLTRDWTVTASSYATLNEMYGPRTICGIGRGDSAVRTLAGKPSTLATLRESVHVIRELANGRAVEHNGQTIRFPWARATNEANRTQVWVAAYGPKALQLTGEVADGFILQLADPDIAAWTIKAVKEAAERAGRDPDAVKICVAAPAYVTDGGDAGLEHARAQCRWFGGMVGNHVADLVGRYGTDGGVPAALTDYIAGRQGYDYNQHGRAGNTHADFVPDEIVDRFCVLGPPAEHLQRLRELQELGVDQFALYLQHDAKETTMRAYADSVMPYLNDAGAAVVTGA
- a CDS encoding NCS1 family nucleobase:cation symporter-1; translated protein: MSAPESAPPTPAVRPAHYSPRLYNADLAPRGSSAPWRTWDLFCWWMSAWHSLGSYTFAIGLLVLGLTGWQVVAAVFGGLLVLLVGCNLMGVAGQRAGVPFPVFARLSFGVHGANVPALLRAVVAVAWYGIQTYLASLAVVTLALKLFPGAAGLAEAQFLGMSGLGWICFGVLWVVQLAVLNRGMEAVRKLSDVAGPVLWIAIAALALWVLGRAGWSIDWNYRQGPALDGPHTVGAIVSGAFLTVAFLSGPMLNFADFSRNSPDARSIRRGNSLGLLVNGTAFALVSVVIALASAKLHGVAVTDPVELVKDIDSVTLLLVATVAIAGSAVGINIILNFVSPAYDFANTAPSRISFRTGGTITAVVSLLVMPWKLYSSPVAVNYFIGGVGALIGPLFGIMVVDYYLVRRGHVDVDALYSADPAGRYHYRRGVNPNAVGALVAAGALTLLVAFWPALSGLAAYSWLVGCIAGGALYLLIEKVHPQNREETP
- the hydA gene encoding dihydropyrimidinase: MSRVLVHGGEVVSTTGTTPTDVLVEDERIVALLAPGTADLFTVDERIDAAGCYVLPGGVDVHTHMEMPFGGTQASDTFETGTRAAAFGGTTTIVDFAVQRTGEDVEESLAAWHAKAEGNCAVDYGFHVILGGVDEASLKAMDTLVAHEGISSFKLFMAYPGVFKSDDGQILRAMQRATDNGATIMMHAENGTAIDVLVQQALAAGNTDPVWHGLTRPAALEGEATNRAIALAEVAGGTPLYIVHVSASQALERIAAARGEGRNVFAETCPQYLYLTLEDHLGAPGFEGAKYACSTPLRSKHEPHARDLWRGLRTDDLAVVSTDHCPFCFNDQKTLGRGDFSKIPNGLGLVEHRVDLVHQGVVDGNLSLQRWVETCATTPARMFGMYPKKGVVAPGSDADLVVYDPRATTTVSATTHHMNLDHSAFEGAVLQGQVRTVLSRGRTVVDRGQYLGAKGHGRYVRRGLSQYLR
- a CDS encoding nitrilase-related carbon-nitrogen hydrolase; protein product: MTVVRTALTQVSWPGSKAEMLDKHEVLARKAVADGAQVLCFQELFYGPYFGITQDPKYYRYAEPADGPVVQRFAALAKELGVVSVLPIYEEQQPGVYYNTAVVVDADGTVLGSYRKNHIPHVDRFWEKFYFRPGNLGWPVFETAVGRVGVTICYDRHFPEGWRALGLNGAEIVFNPNASKPGLSNRLWELEQPTAAAANGYFVCVPNRVGREDNEYGDQAVDFYGTSYVVDPRGNYVGERASSTDEELLVRDLDLSLVREARDEWQFYRDRRPDAYGPLVAP
- a CDS encoding LysR substrate-binding domain-containing protein, translating into MSREFTLTQLRYFAAVAQEQSVTVAAARLRISQSALSSAVAQLEAAMGTALFRRVPRRGVELTESGLRLLHESLPLLEAAEELPARVRQDHQAPAGRLVVGVYEPIASLRLPEIVAAFGRRHPAVEVSIVEGDQEFVRQSVLSGGCEIALLYSMGLGAGLRTEVLEELPPHVIVGERHALATRTRPVSLRELADEPLVLLDLPHTREYLLGLFDVVGVVPRVRHRLTGYETVRSFVAHDGYAVLNRRLPHGTTHTRGRVVALDLAERLPPVQVVLAQAPDARPTRRAAAFADVCRQVVRV